The Vitis riparia cultivar Riparia Gloire de Montpellier isolate 1030 chromosome 3, EGFV_Vit.rip_1.0, whole genome shotgun sequence genome segment taacccaaaaatatTTAGCAGCAAGAGCCGGGAAAACAAACGTCATCTGGCGATTTCCCCTTCTCCAAAATGGCGCTCTTCGCATGAGTTTATATTCCGAGTCTTACCCAGCAAGCAATCACAAGAGAGATGGAGAAAGCGGAGGCCGAGGCATCAGCCTCGGCAGATTCAGCCCGGCCATGGCAGTCCTACACCACCGTATACACTAACGCCAAAGCAGGTTTCCGTTCCTTCATCCGAATCATCCGCACATATTCACGAATTTCCCTCattcattctcatttttaatgtgttttttaaTCATCTTCAATTTCCCATTTGAATTCcatgaataattgaactttgATCTTGTGGGATGCCTATGAAATGTTATTTTCATCCGTTTTCATTTGCGTATGCTGAAATTTGAGTTGTTTTGAGGGTGGGCTTGATGCGGGTTCAGTGGTTCTGACTCAGTGAGGTGTGGGATTGTAGGGATGGATGGGGTTGACAAGGAGAAAGTGCAGAGGACAGTTTATGAGATGAGCAAAGGGTCAAAGTATTTTGAGAATGAGGAGCGCAAGGAGGCTTTCATCAGGCAGAAGATCGACAACATGCGTGCTCGGTGCGCAAAACTCTCTGCCTCTGACATATCTCATTATCAAATGGTATGGTTGCTTTTTTTCCCATGAATCACAACATATTTTATGGTTATAATGGTCAGCTACAATTAGCTTGTGCCGGGTCTTCGGTTAAATATGACTTGGTTGTACACTGAGCATTTTGGTAGGGGAGGAAGAAGTTTCAAACTGAGAAAATCTTTCATCCAGTGTAATTCTTATTGATCATTGGTAATTAATGTATTTGAAACCCCCTTTCTAAGGTGGGAACCTTAGAAATGATCATTTTGACTAGTTTGATTATCTTGTTGAAGCATGGTACAACTCATGCTGGTTTTTTCGGACAAGTTTCTGGGGTTTTGATAAGGCATCTATTCTTGCACTTCATAGATTATGTTATTCTCAGGTTGCtgataaaagaattttggaGCTAGAAGCTACACGTGATCTATCAAGGATTTGGCTACATGTAGATATGGATGCTTTCTATGCAGCTGTTGAAACATTAGATAATCCTTCATTAAGGGGCAGGCCAATGGCGGTTGGTAGCATGTCTATGATCTCCACCGCTAATTATgaggtttgaaatttgaattgcTGATTATCAACTCCAAGACGGACTGTGAATGGTTTTCTGATCAATTCAGTAATTCCAGTTTAAAGAGTGAAATTCTCTAACACTGCTTCATTATTAAGTTTTATAGAGAACATGATTTGATCACTCTGTAGGCCCGAAAATTTGGGGTTCGTGCTGCAATGCCTGGTTTCATTGCACGTAAATTATGCCCAGAGTTGATTTTTGTTCCCACAGACTTCAAGAAGTATACTTATTATAGTGATTTAACTAGAAAAGGTTAGGTTTTATGCTTTTAATGCAGCTTTTCAGATGTGACTTACAATTATCTTTTTCTGGTCAATTAGTTTACACGTATTTCTCATATTAGTTTTCCAGAAGTACGATCCCAACTTCATGGCAGCTAGTTTGGATGAAGCCTACCTTGATATTACTGAGGTCTGCAATGAGAGGGACCTTACTAGCGGAGAAGTAAGTTTGATGACCAAATAATCTAATTTCACTACTCACTcaccctccctctctctctctctcacacacacacacacacacgctcACTTGGGGAATGGATTACTAACTCGTTTTTATTTTCAGTAGCATGGGTAGCATTTCTTATGATGCCTCtcttattttgttgttttgccTTGAAGATTGCTGAAGAACTCAGAACAAGTGTTCATGAAGTGACTGGTCTTACATGCAGCGCCGGAGTGGCACCAAACCGCTTACTTGCTAAGGTAGTTTAGACTATTTTCTGGATATAATTGTAATTATTTCAGATGATAACTTCATGCAcactttgcatttttttttagacaTTGAGATTTCTTTAATGCTTATGACATATAAGCACGTTTAGGGGGTATCCTGTTCATGCCATCTGGAAGGATAGTTCATGTTTTATCATATCTAACCACACTTATCTCTTTCCAATATGAGAGGGAGAGCATTGAAAAGATACTGATGTTGGACCAGTGGCAGAGCCAGAAATGCATCatcaaaaaaatcatttttgcgTTCAAAGCACAGATATATGGGATTCTTAGTGGAAATGGGGATTCTCAGTAAATATAGAAAGATGCAAGACTCAGGGTCTGTGTCTGGATGGCAGATTTTCCCTCATTTAAAATGTGCTGGGATCAGACTGAGCaatttgtaatatatattttaatattttcaggTGGGGCATATGCTCCTTTTTATGGGTTGATTAGAGTAATGAGTTGATGTCGGCTAACTAATTGATGATGAATATTATGCTATGCAGTATATACTGGACAAATTAAAGGAGTTACCATAAGACAACATTATGAATGCCCATCAATTATGGGGCAGTGTATtgggctttaaaaaaaaaattattaaaaattaggcATGGCTGAAATGAGACCGTCAAAGGTCAAAAAGTTCTAAAAGGCTAGCGTTATATCTGAAATATGGGTAAAAATATTTAGAGAATAGCAGAATATGTTCTTGATGATGAATCCTTACATGAGTTGCATAAGGCATAAAAGATAAATGAAGACAGGTTGTTCTTTGAGGCTTAGTTGTTTAAAACCCATTGGTGTTCTCTTCCATTATGTAGTCCAAGATACTAAGTGCGTTTTGGTATGCATTCTTGAGGGCCTCTTCATTTGAGTATTTATTTGATGCACCTAGGTAGAGTAGAACACAGTTAAAAACTTTTCTACACTATATGAATAGCAACATAAACAAATCTAGGcatttaatttaatgaaataaaaactttatGCAATCCTAGAAAAATCTGCCAGTGATAAGTCCTtcaaagtattttcaaaattagaattaataTTGAACAAACAACTTGTTGTTGTCTAAGCATTGTGATAACTTTTCATTCTTTAGAAGTTAGTCCTTGGAAGACAAATTTGAAGCTTTTCAAGTCTGGCTCACAATACTGCCAGCTTTCTCTGTTGACTGGATTTAACTATTTGTAGATTtctttatttgttatcttataTAGATGTGTTCTAAAATTACTCTTGAATAAAGTCTACTACTAGGGGAAATTACATTTTGGCTTTCAAGAAGAAGTGACTGTTGTTTCCATGTCAAAAAGTCAAAGGTTAAGGCATGTAAGAAGtgcatacatttttttaaagcattgCCATATCTTGCTAGTTACGTcattaaattggaatttcagataaaGAAAATCTACAAAGTCATTGACACTAATTCTTGTATTATTTAACTTGTAAGCCTTAAAAATGCAAGTGAACGCATCCTAGACATACATAATGCTTCTCATTCCCTTTTTTCTTGAGCAATAACCGTAGGTTGTTTAATCTACTTTGGTGTCATCTAattatatgtgtatatattCCTGTATCTTACCTGTATTTTTGCTGGTAGCATTATACAATCTCAAAGTTAGCTACATAATTCGTATTTGTTTTTGTAGCTATGGAGGAGCTTAGTTGTCTGTTGAAGAAGGCAAGGGAAGAAGGTTatattttagggtttaaggtaaCTAGAAAAGGAGGTGAAGGTGGGGGTATCTCATCTTTTATTTGTTGATGACACACTTATTTTTTGCAAAGCTAGTCATGAGCAAGTGTTATATTTTAGTTGGATcttcatgtggtttgaagccatttcaGGTTTGAAGATTAATTTAGAGGAGTGAGTCAATTCCTGTTGGTTGCCTCCATAATGGGGAGGAATTGGTGGCTGAGTTAGGTTGTAAGAAGGAAGATCTCCACACTGTATACTTGGGTCTTCCCTTGGAGCCCCCTTATAAGTTGAGGGTTAGTTGGCATTCAGTAGAAGAGAGGGACCACAGAGGTTGTctatgtggaaaagacaatgcCTTTCTAAAAGTGAGAGACTCACTCTCATCAAAGAGTACTCTGTCCAACTTGCCTGTTTACCATATGTCTCTTTTTGTCATGCCTATGAAGGTGAGTAAGAGGATTGAGAAGATTCAAGTAGGTTTTTTGTGGGATAGGGGTTCATTAGAGAAAAATCCGTACTTGGTGAGGTGGACAATTGCTTGTAAGGAGAGATGTAATGGAGTTGTTAAGATTAAAGGCTTCTTAGTTCTTGACAGAGCATTGCAAGCCAAGTTGACTTAGAGGTTTGTCTCAAAAAATGAATCCCTATGGAAGTGGTTATTGTTGGGAAGTATGGAGAGGAGGAGAAGGGTTGGTGTTCCAGGAAAATTAGGGGTGgttttagaattggattatggaAGGACATCAGGAGAGTTTGGGAGAATATGTAGTAGAACCTTATTCACAATGGTAGAAGGGTGAAGTTTGGGGATGACAAATGGTGTAGTGATTCATCTCTAAGAGAGcccttcctttttttatatTCCGTAGTTGTGATAGAGGATGCTTGGATGTTTGATGTGTGGGATCAACAAAGTGAGGGTGGGCATTGGAACTGTAGGTTTTTAAGGAATATGATTGATTGGGAAATGGAAAGGTTGAAGCCTTCCTTTCAAGGCTTCAAGGGAAGGTTGTGAGTAGTGATAAAGAAGACAATATAGAATGGATGGATGCGAAGAAGGATAAattttcagtcaaatccttcTACTTCATGTGGCAAAAAAGAACGGAAGAGTTCCCTATGANNNNNNNNNNNNNNNNNNNNNNNNNNNNNNNNNNNNNNNNNNNNNNNNNNNNNNNNNNNNNNNNNNNNNNNNNNNNNNNNNNNNNNNNNNNNNNNNNNNNataacaaatttttttaaactcaattttcacataaaattgataatagtttttttttttaattccaaagtaaaaaaaaaacaatataaaaatattatttatcttatattaaatttagtatatatttataaattaaatttagtaaataaaattaattaattttataatatatatttaaaataatcgaattattgtataaatagaataaagaatgaaaaaaaaaaattaaaggttttgtttttttttttcaagtgagaatttctcacttttggCTTTTGTTAAAAAGAGACTATTTTCCCACAAAAGTTACccacatggttttttttttttttttaaaaaaaattaattttaaagtgggaattattttattttattttttttttgtgtggaaatggtctctttaagagacgatttcccacttagatttttttttttttttgtgaaatcgcctctttaagagacgatttcccacatgatttttttttttttttttttttgtggaaatcgtctcttaaagagagATTTcccatttagatttttttttttaaaaaaaaattaaagtgagaactaatattttttttttgtgtgtggaCATCATCtcttttaggtgttttttttttttttttcaattttaaagtgAGAAATGTGACTTTtgtgggaaatcgtctcttaaagagacgatttcccatttggtttttttttttttttttaagtgagaatttaattttttttttgtgtgtggaaatcgtctcttgacgATTTCCCACTTggatgtttttttaaaaaaaaaaaaaatttaaagtgagaattaatttttttttttgtgtggaaatcgtctttttaagagacgatttcccacttagatgtttttttttaaaaaaaaaatttaagtgagaattaattttttgtttttttttttgtgtgtggaaatcgtctctttacTTAgcggtgtgtgtgtgtgtgttttttttttaaagtgagaattattattataattttttttttttttgtggaaatcgtATTTTTAAGAGACCATTTCTCACTTACAAATTTCTTCTCTCTCATCGCTGGACAAAACTAcataaatttggaattattttttttactacacTAATTTAggcattattttttaaaactgtcgtatttttatcaaaaatcttgaaaatgtGAGTCATGGAAACGTGAGTTTACTATGAATACTGAAagttacaaaagaaaatgactagGTTTCGAAGTTCTTGGCACGGTGTGTGGAAGATATATACGAGGTCATCTTTGACCAAAACATCCCTATCATGGATGCATGAAATGGaattttaggctatgtttgatttttgaaaagtattaagtaaagacaaaaaaatgttaatttttttttattgattttaaatttatttatttttatttttcttttacctttttttttttttttacacattttccttcaatttttttaagaaccaaacattGAGATTTTCTTAAATGATAGAATCATTTCTGCATGAGTACACACTTATCAATTATGGTGGACATTATCTTGCTTCTTAATTATTACATACACTGTTCAATTCAActtgttcaataatttttattataattttatactatatatatttggttcttagaaaatagtaagaaaaaaaaatattaaggaaaatattttctttcgacatgaaaaatagaaaagaaataaaatataattaaattagatataaatttatatatttttaaattatttaatctttatgtagaagatgaaaataagtgaaataagtttgaagtagtatataaaataatttattgattttaaatctaatttttatttttattttttacttttcctctctattttttttctcttgcattttATCTCAtgttttttgggaaccaaacatgacGTTATTGTTGTAAGATTTTCCATAGGAAAACTAGAAAAATGAGAATAGCCTACGGCGCACCTTACCATCAATTACATTTGTCTTTAGCACCACGTGGTATAATAGAATAGAACAACCAACTTCTTGAAATGCCAATTGAAATGATAGAAAGAAACAACCTACTTGACCAACGAAATATCAAATAAATGCATTAATCATAAATTAgtcaacaaattttataaacGTGTTTTAAAACTGTGAGGATTCTTTTGGGTCCAAAGTGAATAGAGAACGGATTATAacataaaaagattaaaaacatttcatatttttataaactaagcACCCACTCTcacttctatataaagattaactaatttaaaatataatttttttgttactaattcaatacaaaaataaaataagttattcctatttttatatttatttttttaacaactattttttcataatatttttttaaataaggcGGGCTGCGGGACAAGGCAAGACTTGGAGACAGCCATTGCTGGTCAAGTCGTTTCAGTTGTAGGAATGCATCCATCGCATTCTAACCATGAGAAGTATGGTGCAGATGGACGTGTGGGTCATGCTACAGCTTCTGGACCTGGAATCCAAATCCTAGTCCAGCACCAGCTGCACCACCCAATGTGTGGAGTGTCCCAGACTCCCAGCAGCACCACCCTCTGGTCCACTGGTCTTTCCCATTCCTCCCATGCTCCTGCAAATTGTAAGTACCCCAAAATTCATCTACCTTTTCACCCATTTATTCCCACATCATTAATTCTTccttttgttgatttattttaatgtatgaTCACTTCTTAgaaattttgagagaagatAAGGTAAAAATGtatagaaaaatgaagaagattaTAATGCCCTATGAGTCatcaagtttattattttagggttttaaggAATTTAGACAAAGTCGAGGTAAACAATAGGACGAATTCATATTTTACTcaaaaacttaaaacttaaattttttcaaaacatattcaAAGGGTTTATAAGAAGTTTTTTCCCGATGTTCTAATTTCAAGTTGGTCTTAAAATAGCAAAATGGTAGTACTGATTGAAGTACATAagaattgattgattaatcaattagacGTAATATGTTAAGGGGATCAAATGCTTTTATAATAGTATTTCAACCAATTGAAGTAAAAACCTTGATTGGTCGAACTTTTAAACTTTCAATAATCATTTACTAactataattctttttttattcaaaatattaagctaaaatatatagtatttttagAGTCATTTAAACTTTTGTAGTACTTTGGGTATGTTTTTATAGATTAACTTgcaaaaatttatcattatcgGACTCAATATGATTGCTTTTTGCATATTATGAATTGATAAAGCAAATCTAAATaactcaataaaataattaaaggcTTTTTATTCTatcaatttaaatgaaaattaattaatttatgtttagGTGTCAGCCTTTTAGGTCTTACTAGTCTTGTGACGTGGACTTGCAACTTGAGTCTTGTAATAAAGAGAGATTGTGATGTGTCCCAATCCAGCTAAGAGTTGGGGCGTTCACATTTACCAATAGACACTTCCAATcctattgattatttgaattaatgaGTGGTTGTGTTTCTTTCCAATAAATtcgaaattttttataataattttattattaaaaaaatatgttttttaattagaaaaaaaattgaatattatgatttaggatataaatattatagaaatattaaataaaatttagattagAATCAGGTTATTCAAATCTTGATTGAAATTTAATCCAAATTAAATTCAGGTTCAGAAAACTTAATTTAAACtcaattcaagtattaaaaatatttatcaaaactgTCTAAACATTAAACTACATGTAAATTGGATCAAACCAACCCATCTAAGTTGTGCCTTGCACCCCTAATATTTATGAATAAtacaaaagttttaattttttttcaagttgttgGACATGCTTtatggaaaacaattaaaaatatttaaattttattttatatttctagttaaatattaataataaatattttatttgtgtaaaagtatttataagaaaatattccTTAAATGGGTCTCAACAACAAACAAACTTGAATTAAGGTGGTGTGGGAGGAGGATGGGATTGgtatgagaaattaaattccgaCACTGTCCCTGTCTCCCATCCTTccatttatttactattttttttaataattaaatttatttatttttcccaaGAATTTGTATTTATGAATTACATATTTTATATGTTGGAAGGTGAAAaggcaaaaataaattttaaataaaatttatttcattttatatacaatctaaaaacataatatttaaagagtggtatgatttttaaaacaaaatcccaATGAAACTTTTTCTTGAGGGTATAGAAttggtaaaaaggtaaaatcgGGATTATCTGGTGGGTCGTATATGCGTTCTTACAACCTTGAACTCGATAATATCAGGCACAAAATggaaattaattacaaaaataaattgaaatggaaaattcaaaggtgtttttattattattattttttttttttcttagaaagcTCATTGAATGGAACTAGGAAGCTCAAGCGGCTCAACGAACACATGAGCATAGAAAAGTCTCGGAGGAGACTGGCTAGTGGATGATACACAATTCATCATCTCTGACAAAGATAATAACAaatcttttcttctctctttcgcTTATCACATTCAAAATTATCATCAATGAAATTGTACCATCATCATCATGGGGTCGATTTTAATGCAAATGGGAGGAGATTCCACATAATACAACACCCCTTTTAAccacaaaaagttaaaaatgagaGGCCtatacatttcaaaatttgtATGAAATATGtgcattaaaattaattctaaaatacatactaaatttacaaaaacaatttttgaaaataatttaaaaattaatttctaatgttttgtaaaacaaatattttttaacttattttttatatttttaaatattttaaaaataaattttatatatagtgctttagttttaattatttttcatatttatataattattttttaaaacaatgttcaaaaaataaaacaagtcaaaataattaaaagattcttattttttaattattaaatatatatattttttaaattttattttaaaaaatgaaaaactgtttttgaaaacactcaCCAAATAAACCAACTGAACTCACTGCTTACATGGATATAATATTACAGCTATATGGGGAGTAGCATAGAAATTCAATTTACTATTACATTGGGTTTTGTAGACCCTTTGAGGGTTGACCACATGAAAATTTCCTAGAAAGTGGATTTGTAGAAtttcccatatatatatatatatatactaatacTCTATTTTGGTTTCTTAAGGAGCAACTAGGAAAGACTTGGAGGCGGCCATTGGTGACCAATTCATTTCAGTTGCAGAAATGTATTATGGACATTCTGACCATGAGCAGTACGGTGCAGGTGGGCATATGAGTCATGCCACAGCTCCCGGATTCCATAATCCTAGCCCAGCACCACCACCACGTTATACTGCCCGTATGTTGTACAGCATCCCGGCGGCACCATCCGCTGGTCTTCTGGTCTCTGCCACTGCTGTGATCATCCTGAAAACTGTTAGTACCCCAAAATTCATCTACCTTTTCACTATTTATCCCCATCATcgtttcattaattttttttttttgctgattTATTTTTGAAGGTTTGATCACTTGCGTTTGCCCTTGCATCACATTTGGGCAGATTGCTGAGATAGTGAGCAAAGGATCCCCAAGTAAGCCTTTGACAAtcctccctctttttttttttgggtttatcCAGATTGGGTGAATGCTATAACTTGTGGATGGTTTTGCAGATTGTGCGGTGAGTGGTACGATCTATACGGTATTGTGTTTCATTGGTTTGCCGTGCTTGTATTCTTGTGTCTATGTTCAAGATTGAGGGCTCAGTATGACTGGAAGAGTCGCCTTGCGTTGATTGCCTGGTCACTTCTTTTGTGAGGCCTGTTCACTGTGCCAGAGTACAGGGAGCTCAAGAGCCGTGGATTTGACATGGGGATAGGTATGATTTTATAAGTTACTTAGCAGTCTTATGATTCTTTCCAGTTTATTTGGTGATATGTATATGAATAAATAGTTGAAGATGGGGTTTTTTGGATCTAAGTATCTTGGGAATGGGAAAAAGGCTATCGTTCCTGAGATGGGTTGATCCTGAGGATGCCTTCTCTGAGTTGTTTTTCCAGTGAACCAAACAGGCATATTCTTTAATACTacaaattttcatgaaattgcTAAGATAACACATTGTGCCTTGTGGGATCAGCAATTCAGAGAGTTCAGTTTGGTATCTCACAGGACCTTCATGGTGGGTTGGAAGTGACCTTTTTTATAGGGAACTTCCATTGATCTGCCAAAATTTCCCATTGTGTAGTTTGGTATTATATGGAATACCTCATCGATATAGCAGATATGTACTATTACTAGACAAATTCCCTCCTCTAGAGACCATGCTACTTCTCAATCCCTCAACCTGTGTCCCACATTTCTGACCTCTCTGGGCGAAGCCAATGATATAGGGTCCTAACAGGCTACATCAACATTGATGATGCccacacaataaaaaaaaaagaaagagaaaaaaaaccatCTCATATAAACACTAAAAATCTGGTTTGAACCTGTCTAAACAAGACAAATGCACTAGTCAAGTTGGAATGAATCATGAATGCATAGTAGTTGTAGAATCTGACTTGCACCATTGCTCTTGGTGGGTAGTTGGGAAGCCAATGCTGATAGACCAAAGACGGGGAATTACAGTACCTCCGGTGATGGCTCAAGGCATGACAGATGAAATCAGCCTTAGTGGCATTGCAGATTTGTGGATCAGTGGATGTTGTCACATGTTACTTGGTCTCAATTTGGATATTTGGTTGTCGCCATTGCGCTGCTGTATGTGTGCTCCTGTGGCTGTGTTTCATCTTCAACTCTGTGGAACAATAAGCAAGGAAAATTTGTGGCATGGCACAATACTTATCATTGGTGTGTTTCTTAATTCAACGGTCACTCAAATTTTGCTAGCCATTTCTCTCATGTTTGCCTTGGATGTATTGCTGTGTTTCTGATTTGGTGATTTG includes the following:
- the LOC117911602 gene encoding DNA polymerase kappa-like isoform X2, whose protein sequence is MEKAEAEASASADSARPWQSYTTVYTNAKAGMDGVDKEKVQRTVYEMSKGSKYFENEERKEAFIRQKIDNMRARCAKLSASDISHYQMVADKRILELEATRDLSRIWLHVDMDAFYAAVETLDNPSLRGRPMAVGSMSMISTANYEARKFGVRAAMPGFIARKLCPELIFVPTDFKKYTYYSDLTRKVFQKYDPNFMAASLDEAYLDITEVCNERDLTSGEIAEELRTSVHEVTGLTCSAGVAPNRLLAKLWRSLVVC
- the LOC117911602 gene encoding DNA polymerase kappa-like isoform X1, whose protein sequence is MEKAEAEASASADSARPWQSYTTVYTNAKAGMDGVDKEKVQRTVYEMSKGSKYFENEERKEAFIRQKIDNMRARCAKLSASDISHYQMVADKRILELEATRDLSRIWLHVDMDAFYAAVETLDNPSLRGRPMAVGSMSMISTANYEARKFGVRAAMPGFIARKLCPELIFVPTDFKKYTYYSDLTRKVFQKYDPNFMAASLDEAYLDITEVCNERDLTSGEIAEELRTSVHEVTGLTCSAGVAPNRLLAKRESIEKILMLDQWQSQKCIIKKIIFAFKAQIYGILSGNGDSQ